The Candidatus Methylomirabilota bacterium genome has a window encoding:
- the thiE gene encoding thiamine phosphate synthase yields MTLPTPLYVILDLGPAGGRDRGAAGGRDLATLLDAVLEGGCRLVQLREKTMPLNELYPVARALRRRCREAGCLFIVNDRVDLALALEADGVHVGQDDLPAREARRLLRPAMILGVSIHDESQARRARDDGADYVAVGSMYPTGSKPGFRLVGPDLVRRVRPEIPVPLVAIGGITVDNVAEVIRAGADAVAVISAVCATPDPTAAARRFLETIRAARESAAR; encoded by the coding sequence GTGACCCTGCCCACACCGCTCTACGTCATCCTCGACCTGGGACCTGCCGGGGGCCGGGACCGGGGAGCCGCCGGCGGCCGGGACCTGGCCACACTCCTCGACGCGGTGCTCGAGGGCGGCTGCCGCCTGGTCCAGCTGCGCGAGAAGACCATGCCGCTCAACGAGCTCTATCCCGTCGCGCGGGCGCTGAGACGCCGCTGCCGTGAGGCCGGGTGCCTCTTCATCGTCAACGACCGCGTGGACCTGGCCCTGGCTCTCGAGGCGGACGGCGTCCACGTGGGGCAGGACGACCTGCCGGCGCGCGAGGCGCGACGTCTCTTGCGCCCGGCCATGATCCTCGGCGTCTCGATCCATGACGAAAGCCAGGCGCGCCGGGCGAGGGACGACGGCGCCGACTACGTCGCGGTCGGCAGCATGTATCCCACGGGCAGCAAGCCCGGCTTCCGACTCGTCGGGCCGGACCTGGTCAGGCGCGTGCGCCCGGAGATCCCGGTGCCGCTCGTCGCCATCGGAGGCATCACGGTGGACAATGTCGCCGAGGTCATCCGGGCCGGCGCCGACGCCGTCGCCGTCATCTCCGCCGTCTGCGCCACGCCCGATCCCACGGCGGCCGCGCGGCGCTTCCTCGAGACGATTCGCGCGGCCCGCGAGAGCGCCGCCCGGTGA
- the accB gene encoding acetyl-CoA carboxylase biotin carboxyl carrier protein: MAGKKRAARPAAGQQWTPKQVVDLAMAHDLAEIEVESGGVRVRVVRRHAPAAATQAAAAPVALPQAESVERAAEAAAGTVTIEAPMVGTFYRATNPETAPFVSEGDTIKEGQTLCIIEAMKLMNEIESKVTGRVVKILVENAQPVEFGQPLFLVECRK, encoded by the coding sequence ATGGCCGGCAAGAAGCGCGCGGCCCGCCCCGCGGCGGGACAGCAGTGGACGCCGAAGCAGGTCGTCGATCTGGCAATGGCTCACGACCTGGCGGAAATCGAAGTGGAGAGCGGCGGCGTGCGCGTGCGCGTCGTCCGCCGGCACGCGCCCGCGGCCGCGACGCAGGCCGCCGCCGCGCCCGTCGCGCTGCCCCAGGCGGAGAGCGTCGAGCGCGCCGCCGAGGCCGCCGCCGGCACCGTGACGATCGAGGCGCCCATGGTCGGCACCTTCTATCGCGCCACGAACCCCGAGACGGCGCCGTTCGTCAGCGAGGGCGACACGATCAAGGAGGGACAGACCCTCTGCATCATCGAGGCGATGAAGCTCATGAACGAGATCGAGTCGAAGGTCACCGGCCGCGTCGTGAAGATCCTCGTCGAGAATGCCCAACCCGTCGAGTTCGGCCAGCCGCTCTTCCTCGTGGAGTGCCGCAAGTAG
- a CDS encoding elongation factor P — translation DRYNFMDLDTYDQISLSAEEVGDARDFLKENTEVDILFIDGSPVTVELPNFMELTITKTDPGIRGDTASGGSKPATLESGAVVQVPLFLNEGDIVKVDTRSAEYLGRVAAAG, via the coding sequence ACGACCGGTACAACTTCATGGATCTCGACACGTACGACCAGATCTCCCTGTCCGCCGAGGAGGTCGGCGACGCGCGCGACTTCCTCAAGGAGAACACGGAGGTCGACATCCTCTTCATCGACGGCAGCCCCGTGACGGTCGAGCTGCCGAATTTCATGGAGCTCACGATCACCAAGACCGACCCGGGCATCCGCGGCGACACGGCCTCGGGCGGCTCCAAGCCGGCCACGCTTGAAAGCGGCGCGGTCGTCCAGGTGCCCCTCTTCCTCAACGAGGGGGACATCGTGAAGGTCGACACCCGAAGCGCCGAATACCTGGGCCGCGTCGCGGCGGCCGGCTAG
- the accC gene encoding acetyl-CoA carboxylase biotin carboxylase subunit encodes MFHKILIANRGEIALRILRTCREMGIRTVVAHSQADAGSLPVRLADESICIGPAEARQSYLNIPSIISAASITDSEAIHPGYGLLSENAAFAEICRACGITFIGPAPEAIRLMGDKAQARAMAKQAGAPVVPGSEGPLVGVDEAQTLADTIGYPVVVKAAAGGGGRGMRVVRARDMLAQAFATCQAEAAQAFGSSELYLEKFVEEARHVEVQVLGDRNGIRVHLGERDCSVQRRHQKLLEESPASAISEETRAGLYKAALTVANSVNYVSAGTVEFLVARNGTFYFIEMNTRIQVEHPVTEMVTGIDLVREQIRIASGEPLGYKQRAITVRGHAIECRINAEDPEHFVPSAGTVTAWLPPGGYGVRVDSHLMPGAIVPPYYDSLIAKIIVHGRDRAEAIARMQRALAETVVEGVKTTIPYHQKLLADPAFLSGEHTLPRLEVGP; translated from the coding sequence ATGTTCCACAAGATCCTGATCGCCAACCGCGGCGAGATCGCGCTGCGCATCCTCCGCACCTGCCGCGAGATGGGCATCCGCACCGTCGTCGCCCACTCGCAGGCCGACGCGGGATCGCTGCCCGTGCGGCTGGCCGACGAATCCATCTGCATCGGCCCCGCCGAGGCGCGCCAGAGCTACCTCAATATCCCCAGCATCATCTCGGCCGCTTCCATCACGGACAGCGAGGCGATCCATCCCGGCTACGGTCTGCTGTCCGAGAACGCGGCCTTCGCCGAGATCTGCCGCGCCTGCGGCATCACGTTCATCGGCCCCGCGCCGGAGGCCATCCGCCTCATGGGCGACAAGGCCCAGGCGCGCGCGATGGCCAAGCAGGCCGGCGCGCCCGTCGTGCCGGGCAGCGAAGGGCCGCTCGTGGGTGTCGACGAGGCGCAGACCCTGGCCGACACGATCGGCTATCCCGTCGTGGTCAAGGCGGCAGCGGGCGGCGGCGGGCGCGGCATGCGCGTCGTTCGCGCGCGCGACATGCTCGCGCAGGCCTTCGCGACATGCCAGGCAGAGGCGGCCCAGGCCTTCGGCTCCTCGGAGCTCTACCTCGAGAAGTTCGTCGAGGAGGCGCGCCACGTCGAGGTGCAGGTGCTGGGCGACCGGAACGGCATCCGCGTGCACCTGGGCGAGCGCGACTGCTCCGTGCAGCGCCGGCACCAGAAGCTCCTCGAGGAGAGCCCCGCCTCGGCCATCTCGGAGGAGACGCGGGCGGGCCTCTACAAGGCGGCACTGACCGTCGCCAACTCGGTCAACTATGTCTCGGCAGGCACAGTCGAGTTCCTCGTGGCGCGCAACGGCACCTTCTACTTCATCGAGATGAACACGCGTATCCAGGTCGAGCACCCCGTCACCGAGATGGTCACGGGCATCGACCTCGTCCGGGAGCAGATCCGCATCGCCTCGGGCGAGCCGCTCGGCTACAAGCAGCGCGCGATCACGGTGCGCGGCCACGCCATCGAGTGCCGCATCAACGCAGAGGATCCGGAGCACTTCGTCCCCTCCGCGGGCACGGTGACGGCGTGGCTTCCGCCAGGGGGATACGGCGTGCGCGTGGACAGCCACCTCATGCCGGGAGCGATCGTGCCGCCGTACTACGATTCGCTCATCGCGAAGATCATCGTCCACGGCCGCGACCGGGCCGAGGCCATCGCCCGCATGCAGCGGGCGCTCGCCGAGACCGTCGTGGAAGGCGTCAAGACCACGATCCCCTACCACCAGAAGCTCCTGGCCGACCCCGCCTTCCTCTCCGGAGAGCACACGCTGCCACGTCTCGAAGTCGGCCCCTGA